The Ptiloglossa arizonensis isolate GNS036 chromosome 2, iyPtiAriz1_principal, whole genome shotgun sequence sequence aaagttaAGTGTCCTTCTTTCATTTGAACGATTCAATTTTCACGGTGATCTAACTTTCATTGGCATGTTACCGTTGCGGCGCAACGCCACAATTGGCTGCTGATCGATCCTTTATCGtaactattattattgtacatCGTGATATTCCGATATTTCACTTTCCTTTCTAACGACAAGCACTTGTCTTGgaacatttgtaaattaatacgtgacgattacatcgataaaattacaatttcgtaaaataatagAAGTAAGATAGATAATCACAATTGGCTGAACTAATTTTCGTGGAGGGTCTTTTATGTCTTGTTTTTATGTCACTGCAACGGTTACATAGATATTACTTTTATCAACATTTACAGTATATATATTTCGGGAATTTAGGGAGAGAAGCAATAGATCTTGGATGCCcaacaaatgcaaaagaaagaaGATCAGTTTCGCAGATCCTGAAGTGACAGATTGGTTCGTATACAAATTCATGCGCAGCAAAGGTCCGGCAAATGTAACCACACTATCAGAAACGTGATTTAGTACAACTTGATATTTTATAAatcgtattttataatatatatttatacatatgtatatatgtatacatatatatatacatatttttacgtTTATTACTGTACAAgtgtaatatttgtaataaaatgtCTTTTACTTGCTACTTTCTTTACGATACACCTTTCAtagatttaatattaaattacataacGCGTAGcttcaaaatatttctttacgcaGAaggaatgaataaataaataaataaataaatagaaaaggtCTAACGccgatatatttaaaatatttgtatataaagGTAATTTCTATTTATGTAATTGCaaagaattataataattcaaatattattcgaattttgttattttattaaaattttacaaacaacGGTTTAAAGCATCTTTTACAATTAGTGTTGTTCAAATTTTATAGTAGATACGTGTAATTCTCTCGTTTAGCGAAATAAATGTTTAACGATCAACTTGTTTTGTTTAATTAAAACACAAATATACGTAGAACGTGATTCGTTCGAAGAACATAGTAACAATCGAAATGTCGTGATACAATTCGATATATATCGCACACGAATTTGCAAGATGTCAATTTATGTATACTTTTTACCGATTTATTCGCAATGTCATTGTTAAAATCAAGGTGATAAGAGTGTATCGTTTTTCGAAATGGCAAAGCTGTTGTATACAATTTGGGCACTCTTGCTAAACGTTTCTGGTCTACCAATTTTTCGAACGTGTTTCGATAACGCCGTGGAAGACGAAGACTGCGAATCTCTGCTTTTGGGACCATCGTTTAGTTCGTTTTTCTTCAGCATCGGTATTTACATCGTTATCGTTAATTCCAACCTTTTCCCGCGATCTTTTCGTGAACCAAAAATGGTTTTTCTAATAATTTACGAGGTTAGTTACAGTCACTGTTAGATATTATTGCTACTTCTCGTTTTCTATTTGCTATTGTTTACAATACAACGGGTTTATTAGAAAGTTCCATTCCTTTTGCAACCCAGATTGCAATATAATGTATTTGCGTAAacactatttatatttataactcGCTGGttacataattataattatgCAACTGTCCATGAGATATTCGTGCGATACGCCATGAAACAAAtttaatacgttaaacgattaGAAAATGGTGGACAAATCCAATAGAACTTTttaatacacataacgtattaTTCAATTCGGTTATTATACATTGGCAATTTCTCGATATTATCGATCAACTGTTGTCGATTGCCCACCTTCGAAAGAAAGTTTCATACTTCATTCCATTCTTCTTATGCACGCAGTTTTTAGCCGCAGCGTTCCTTTTGGAATTCGCGATCGCTTGCATTTGGACACCAATCGATGTGCTTCTTCTGACCACACTGCCGATAAATGTTTCCCATGTAAAGTAACGAATTAATACTTGTTTCAATTTCGCGGGCAAGGAATAGGGACTCTTTGCAAGTCCTTCGAATGATCAAAGAAATGATTAACTTACCGTGAATTTTGAAAAGTGGAAAGGATTcgatttcgtttgaaatttaactTTCTTTACTTTCAACAAATTAGGTCCTTCGTGAACTTGGATTTAACGACACGGCAATGATGTTCCTCAAAAATAAGTCATTGATGGCGACTGTGACTTATACCGTGGCACTTACGTTTTTCCTTGTCACTCTTCATGTTACGGACGCAGTTGACTACACGATTATTAGGTActatttatacgtttaaaaacataaaaaatgaaggaagaattataagaatataaaggatCCGTTGTTCGATCCGGTCGAAGTAAAATTACACCGAGACAATATAGATTCTTGTGTAAAAGTTCCTCAGAAAATTGCATTGAATTAGTttcattgaacaaattttttcatttcgaactGTTGACTTTCGAAAAGTTCCTTGTTTCACTGCTATTGCATGTTGCTTTTATTAAGTATTCGCATTCTACCAAAGAATGAAACTATTAAATTAATCGTAAGAATAAAAGTTACAGTTTCATGTTCAACGAGCATTGAATCAGATGAATGATTCGAATTGAAACATCTgtacgaaaaaatgaaaatttgaaaatttacattGACCCCAGGAACAGAACTGGCTCAAGTCGAAAAATTACTATATTACTAACGAACGAATGAATCTATCGAGTGTCTTTCTCTGTGCAGGGATTGCGGAGTAAAGCATTTCGCATGGCATTCAAAGGAAAAGCTGTGGGAGAGAATAAAACGGGAACTTCCATTCTTAGACGAAGGAATTAAAAGTTGTCGTTGCAAGGTTCGCAGAAGGGGTCGTAGCAAGAGTCGTGCTAATAATAATAGATAGTCTTGAATCGAAGTACAAAGTTGTGCTTACGTAAcagaaattgtataaaaatatagaaacaaaCTTTGATTTCAAATATCTAATACACGAaccattactttccatgtttcaaaactttaagaaacatcttagAAACCATCTTTCACTTTCactctcgatcgaaattaatttctatgagatttctataatttctatgaatggttgttaataatcttATTAACTTAATTAATCTTAACTAAACTTCGATTGCCTTAAActgaattttcaatttaatggtcttaagccattatttatactaagacattgttaataattgtttaaattatggtCCAacaatggttgttaataatctaagcgattgttactaacatttatgcatgtttccaaaaTCAATTTAACAATACACATCCTACTtatacattacaaatgattaagaaacttatagaaattgattttgatcgagattcgaagtgaagacatgtttttaaagtttcaaatcatggaaagttataattgtttattggatacattactttaacatttgttcaattcttataaagGGCTTAATACGTGTGgaagctccaaattttacattacattttgTTCGTGAAGATATTGTTTCCTTTGTACAGAGATAGACAAATTTGGAATACCATAAATTCCAAGAAGTGAAATTTCACGATAGATTGTGCTGCAAATGCTCATGACGATGAATTTTATGTACAACAAAgtgattaattatattttggcCCTGTTATGCAACACGTGCCACGACCACGTATACAGACTAAAttacaagaattaaacaaatattcgatcaatgtatctaataaacaatgaaCACTTTCTATATTTTAAAACTCTATTTATTTAAACACTATGTAAAAATCCATATTTTATATCGAgttttgatcaaaattaatttttgtagtcCCCTATTATCGTCTTCTATTTTCTAAGAGGTGTTCCACATACATCTGTCATTGCAATGTGTATacttacagcgtttaacgtgaGGTATACTTAGAACGAGTATTGCAATGTAAATGTCAAAGTACAATCCTTTTTTAAtaatgagaaataaattttactttagtAGTTGTACTTAGAAAACTTGTTACAATGTCAGGGTCCAAATTTAACAATTTCTCATAAATAACagggaaaaattatatttgtacagTCATGATTCaagtttaatatattaatttctgattcttaactctgtgcagaagcacaaaTCCAAAAGTACAttaattcgttcaaaatttaaataatccgaacaGCATACGTGgcgccatctacggcaaaacgtccaagtttgtcgagaaatagttcgttaGCAAAGCGCTAGATGGCGAGAGAGGGACTGTTAGAGTATATTAGAATCCAactgacaaaatataaatttttcataaaaaataaggATAAATATTGCGTTTCTCGTATACATAGGACGCGTAACCATAGAATATATCACGAATAACGCTTAGATTTCCTTTAAAGAAAACGACATCTATTTTCCAGTATTACTATACAATCGAAGTCGTTGAAACTCGTGGGGTCCCTCAAGGCATGCTGCCATCACGTGCCGTCTCGCGCACTAGTAGACTGAGGCACTTGTCTTTTTGTGTAAATGTTTGGAATTAAACAAACTTCGCTCCAAAAACCGTTTGCGCGTTTTGCAAATTTAAAAAGACCGATGTCGTTAAGGACGCCCCTAACATGTCCCAAATTTAACCATTAACAATTTCATTCCTCGATTGTTACTGTGCTAAATCTTCTACCATGCCTTGTTTGTTTAACACTTGTAACAtttcaatttgtttttcttAAGTTAGAGACATTggcaaacgaaaaaagaaggaagaaggaagaagaaaaaagaggacACTCTCGTTGCAGTCGCCACGGGATCTTTAGTCTTAAGCCAAGACTAAATTAGTTTTAAGGTAATCATATACGAATATCTGTGGTCTGCCAATCAATTGTCAAAAATTTAGCTTATTTTAGCTCGCTTCttcgtctcacagtccggccacctctgcttgttgcataagaaagtgaccggccgtgtaggtggtccgaacggtcagttGCTGTCTCCTTTGGTGTGTCACGCTTCCAGAGGaaaatgctgcgaacacagaggGAAGGTGTGCCTCTGTCTTTGTGGAAGTCACCGATCGCAGGAGAGGACCCTCCCTTCTGTAATCCTTCGTAAATCGTGtctttcgtcgtcgtcggccacttcctctcgaatcgggcccactgaggggaaacgggaccgacctagtaggagcaactccacggttcgtgtcgcgtgtttcccaattttgcctaatttttccataatgtaattgcttggcagaactaaacgaggagatcgaaggaacattgattccttccaactctttggtttagtatcttcgtttgtatcgcgtgtcgagggagatcgatggaattttgattccatctatctctctccgggtctccgctcgcagcaacctccacgtggtgagacctggaaatcggtattactcgctgcgagtaatatcgagctaattggctgcgaatttagaatggttatttaagataagaagAAGTTGAGtaccttgaaaagtaacattGTTATAGTGTgtatgaatgcttgagtatgttaattaaatgaaagaatgagattgtatcaccgatgtattgatatctttcaataaagtcatttttagtaacaacaaaagcttcttttTAGTCATTATTTGCCTCCGATTCCTTAATCGCATCCTATCAAattgctaaattaccaaagtacaaaatcgtcgaaaattttggccaaagttcagaaatttatccgaaaatcacgcaaaatctcaattcgcaaaaacttttggaatttgacgtcatttccaaaactcaccggaataagaataccttctcgagtatcatgaCCTCCCgttaccaaagccaaaaattgacgaaaaattttagcagaagtttagaaattcgttccaaaatcccgcaaaatctcaactcgcggaaattcttggaattatacgacatttccaaaaaacccagaata is a genomic window containing:
- the LOC143154790 gene encoding uncharacterized protein LOC143154790, with protein sequence MAKLLYTIWALLLNVSGLPIFRTCFDNAVEDEDCESLLLGPSFSSFFFSIGIYIVIVNSNLFPRSFREPKMVFLIIYEFLAAAFLLEFAIACIWTPIDVLLLTTLPINVSHVLRELGFNDTAMMFLKNKSLMATVTYTVALTFFLVTLHVTDAVDYTIIRDCGVKHFAWHSKEKLWERIKRELPFLDEGIKSCRCKVRRRGRSKSRANNNR